From the genome of Bacteroidia bacterium, one region includes:
- the secY gene encoding preprotein translocase subunit SecY has product MKTLINKLRDIWSIEDLRVRITNTLLFLLIYRLGTFIILPGVDSEALSRVRENAEGLVNVINMFTGGAFEKASIFALGIMPYISASIVIQLLSMAIPYFQRMQKEGESGRKKINQYTRYLTVIITLFQAPSYIASQVPLEARLNNGVLWLSTATLILCAGTMFIMWLGEKITDKGLGNGISLIIMIGIIADLPFAGITEFADRWGKSGGLVMLLLELVALLLVVIVSILLVQGTRKIPVQFAKKIVGNKQIGGVRNYIPLKVNQAGVMPIIFAQAIMFIPITLAGFSQDGANWFTITFSTHTGFLYNLTFALLIIVFTYFYTAIMINPNQMADEMKRNGGFIPGVKPGKKTAEYIDEVMSRITLPGSIFLAFVAILPALAEVFMGVSTGFSQFYGGTSLLILVGVVLDTLQQIESHLLMRHYDGLMKSGRIKGRSSVGMTSSASF; this is encoded by the coding sequence ATGAAGACACTGATCAATAAATTACGTGATATCTGGTCCATCGAGGATCTGCGGGTGAGGATAACCAATACCCTCCTCTTCCTGCTGATTTACCGCCTGGGTACCTTTATCATTCTTCCCGGCGTTGACTCCGAAGCTCTTTCCAGGGTTCGGGAGAATGCGGAAGGACTGGTGAATGTGATCAATATGTTTACAGGTGGCGCCTTCGAAAAGGCATCCATCTTCGCACTCGGTATCATGCCCTACATTTCGGCAAGCATCGTTATCCAGCTTCTGTCCATGGCCATACCTTATTTCCAGCGCATGCAGAAAGAAGGAGAAAGCGGAAGAAAGAAAATCAACCAGTATACCCGTTACCTGACCGTTATTATTACACTTTTCCAGGCTCCCAGCTATATTGCTTCCCAGGTGCCGCTGGAAGCAAGATTGAATAACGGCGTGTTATGGCTGAGTACCGCTACGCTGATTCTTTGTGCCGGAACCATGTTCATCATGTGGCTGGGTGAAAAAATCACGGACAAAGGCCTTGGCAACGGTATCTCTCTTATTATCATGATTGGAATTATTGCCGATCTGCCCTTTGCCGGTATCACGGAATTCGCAGACCGATGGGGTAAGAGCGGAGGCCTGGTAATGCTCCTGCTTGAACTGGTAGCCTTACTCCTGGTGGTAATTGTGAGTATTCTCCTGGTACAAGGTACACGTAAGATACCGGTGCAATTTGCCAAAAAAATTGTCGGAAACAAGCAGATCGGAGGGGTACGGAACTATATACCGCTGAAAGTGAACCAGGCCGGTGTAATGCCGATCATTTTTGCGCAGGCAATCATGTTCATTCCCATCACACTTGCCGGATTCTCACAAGACGGGGCCAACTGGTTTACCATCACCTTCTCCACTCATACCGGATTCCTCTATAATTTAACCTTTGCGCTGCTCATCATTGTATTTACGTATTTCTACACCGCCATCATGATTAATCCTAACCAGATGGCCGATGAGATGAAACGTAACGGTGGTTTCATACCGGGAGTTAAACCGGGCAAGAAAACTGCAGAATATATTGATGAGGTGATGTCAAGAATTACACTTCCGGGATCCATTTTCCTCGCCTTTGTGGCAATTCTACCTGCACTGGCCGAGGTATTTATGGGCGTAAGCACCGGGTTCTCCCAGTTCTACGGAGGAACGTCGCTGCTGATTCTTGTGGGAGTGGTACTGGACACTTTACAGCAGATTGAAAGTCATCTGCTGATGAGACATTATGACGGACTGATGAAGTCCGGAAGAATAAAAGGCCGCTCGTCTGTCGGAATGACGAGTTCCGCCTCATTTTAA
- the map gene encoding type I methionyl aminopeptidase, which produces MGKALYLKSDEEIEQIRKSSLLVGNTLAEVAKAVGPGVTTGSLDKLAEEYILRQGAKPAFKGYHGFPFTLCISPNDQVVHGFPGDYTLKEGDILSVDCGVNLNGFFGDSAYTFMIGEVDPAVRDLLRRTKEALYKGIDNAVEGKRIGDISAAIQDHVEQFGYGVVRELVGHGVGKALHEAPEVPNYGKRGSGPKLTKGMVIAIEPMINLGTRNVKTWKDGWTISTADKKPSAHYEHTVAVGKQKADILSSFQEIEAVLNARSMETV; this is translated from the coding sequence ATGGGAAAGGCTCTGTACCTGAAATCCGATGAGGAGATAGAGCAAATAAGAAAGAGTTCTTTGCTTGTTGGCAATACACTGGCTGAGGTGGCGAAAGCCGTTGGGCCGGGAGTGACTACCGGATCGCTCGATAAGCTGGCTGAGGAATATATCCTCCGCCAGGGAGCAAAACCGGCGTTCAAAGGGTATCACGGGTTTCCGTTTACTCTTTGCATATCGCCGAATGATCAGGTTGTTCATGGATTCCCCGGCGACTATACCCTCAAGGAAGGAGATATTCTTTCCGTGGATTGCGGTGTGAACCTGAACGGTTTCTTCGGAGATTCCGCCTACACGTTTATGATCGGTGAGGTGGATCCCGCAGTAAGAGACCTGCTTCGCCGGACAAAAGAAGCCCTGTACAAGGGCATCGATAACGCGGTGGAGGGAAAAAGAATCGGTGATATCAGCGCCGCCATTCAGGATCATGTCGAACAATTCGGATACGGAGTGGTTCGTGAACTGGTAGGGCACGGAGTGGGAAAAGCACTTCATGAAGCTCCCGAAGTTCCCAATTATGGTAAACGGGGAAGCGGACCGAAGCTTACGAAGGGAATGGTGATCGCAATCGAGCCCATGATCAATCTGGGAACCAGAAATGTGAAAACCTGGAAAGATGGGTGGACGATCTCAACGGCAGACAAAAAACCTTCCGCTCATTACGAGCATACCGTAGCGGTAGGAAAACAAAAAGCCGATATCCTCTCCTCATTCCAAGAGATTGAGGCCGTGTTAAATGCCAGAAGTATGGAAACAGTGTAA
- the infA gene encoding translation initiation factor IF-1, with product MAKQPNIEQDGTILEALSNAMFRVELENGHIITAHISGKMRMHYIRILPGDKVRLEMSPYDLTKGRIIFRYK from the coding sequence ATGGCCAAGCAGCCAAATATAGAACAGGACGGAACCATTCTTGAGGCACTTTCGAACGCAATGTTCAGAGTGGAGCTTGAGAACGGACATATCATCACCGCACACATCAGCGGGAAGATGCGTATGCATTATATCCGCATACTGCCCGGCGATAAGGTGCGGCTGGAAATGAGTCCGTACGACCTCACCAAAGGAAGGATCATATTCAGATATAAATAA
- the rpmJ gene encoding 50S ribosomal protein L36: MKVRSSIKKRSADCKIVRRKGRLYVINKKNPKFKQRQK, translated from the coding sequence ATGAAAGTCAGAAGTTCCATCAAAAAAAGAAGTGCCGACTGCAAAATTGTACGCAGGAAGGGGCGCCTTTATGTGATCAACAAAAAGAATCCGAAATTCAAACAAAGACAGAAATAA
- the rpsM gene encoding 30S ribosomal protein S13 yields MARIAGIDLPKNKQGHIGLTYVFGIGRSSARKILAQAGVKPEKKVGEWTDDEASKIRSIINDAFKVEGALRSETQLNIKRLTDIGTYRGGRHRLGLPVRGQRTRTNARTRKGRKKTVANKKKVTK; encoded by the coding sequence ATGGCACGTATAGCAGGTATTGATTTACCAAAGAACAAACAAGGGCACATCGGTCTGACGTATGTATTCGGCATCGGACGCAGTTCCGCGCGTAAAATTCTCGCACAAGCCGGGGTAAAACCGGAAAAAAAGGTGGGAGAATGGACCGATGACGAAGCGTCAAAGATCCGCTCCATTATCAACGATGCCTTCAAAGTAGAGGGTGCGCTCCGTTCAGAAACACAGCTGAATATCAAACGACTCACCGACATCGGTACCTACCGTGGCGGGCGTCATCGTCTCGGACTTCCCGTTCGCGGTCAACGTACACGAACCAATGCCCGCACCCGGAAAGGAAGAAAGAAAACAGTGGCCAACAAGAAAAAGGTGACCAAGTAA
- the rpsK gene encoding 30S ribosomal protein S11 has product MAKQETTQGAAAGKTVKAKKKTVKVDAVGEAHINANFNNIIISLTNLQGQVISWASAGKMGFRGSKKNTPYAAQMAAADCGKVAYDAGLRKVKVYIKGPGAGRESAIRSLAATGIEVMEIMDITPIPHNGCRPPKKRRV; this is encoded by the coding sequence ATGGCAAAACAGGAAACAACACAAGGAGCTGCTGCCGGTAAAACCGTTAAAGCAAAAAAGAAAACCGTTAAAGTGGATGCGGTAGGTGAAGCGCATATTAATGCGAACTTCAACAACATTATCATCTCACTTACCAATCTCCAGGGACAGGTAATTTCCTGGGCCAGTGCCGGTAAAATGGGATTCCGCGGGTCCAAGAAAAACACACCTTATGCTGCGCAGATGGCTGCAGCTGACTGCGGAAAGGTGGCATATGATGCCGGCCTCCGGAAGGTCAAAGTGTATATCAAAGGACCGGGAGCCGGGCGCGAGAGCGCCATCCGTTCCCTGGCCGCAACCGGCATTGAAGTAATGGAGATCATGGACATCACTCCGATTCCGCACAACGGATGCCGTCCTCCCAAAAAACGCCGCGTTTAA
- the rpsD gene encoding 30S ribosomal protein S4: MARYTGPKSRIARKFKEPIFGPDKALEKKNYPPGMHGLAKKRAKQSEYAVQLQEKQKAKYTYGVLEKQFAVIFDRAARKKGITGEVLLQLLESRLDNVVYRMGLAGSRTAARQLVGHRHITVNGQVINIPSFTLKPGDEVAVRERSRSHDAIVNALAASANSYSWIEFDKTSMKGRYINLPERAQIPENIKEQLIVELYSK, from the coding sequence ATGGCACGTTACACAGGTCCAAAATCAAGAATCGCCAGAAAATTCAAAGAGCCCATCTTCGGGCCCGATAAAGCGCTGGAGAAAAAGAATTATCCTCCCGGAATGCACGGGCTGGCTAAGAAAAGAGCCAAGCAGAGCGAATATGCCGTGCAGCTTCAGGAAAAACAGAAAGCTAAATACACTTACGGTGTGCTCGAAAAACAATTCGCGGTTATTTTCGACCGCGCTGCACGAAAAAAGGGAATTACGGGTGAAGTGCTGCTTCAGCTTCTCGAATCACGCCTTGACAATGTGGTGTACCGCATGGGGCTTGCCGGCTCCCGAACTGCTGCACGACAGCTCGTTGGTCATCGCCACATTACGGTGAACGGACAGGTAATCAATATTCCGTCCTTTACGCTCAAACCCGGCGACGAAGTAGCCGTGCGCGAACGCAGCCGCTCCCATGATGCCATCGTAAACGCTCTTGCTGCCAGTGCCAATTCATATTCCTGGATTGAATTTGACAAAACCAGCATGAAAGGCCGCTACATCAACCTTCCTGAACGGGCGCAGATTCCTGAGAATATCAAGGAGCAACTGATCGTCGAATTGTACTCTAAATAG
- a CDS encoding DNA-directed RNA polymerase subunit alpha, whose translation MAILDFIKPDKVIMVNSTDIEGQFEFRPLEPGYGITVGNAIRRVLLSSLEGYAITAVKIEGVEHEFSTIKGVTEDMTEVVLNLKQVRFKRQITTTENERVVVTVTGKSQFTAGDIGKFTSSFQVLNPDHVILNMEPNVKLKIELIVSKGRGYVPADENKPGNSALGFVAIDAIYTPIKNVKYAVENYRVEQKTDYEKLIMDITSDGSVHPKDALKEAAKILIHHFMLFSDERITLDSEEKSATEEFDETSLHMRQLLKTKLVDLDLSVRALNCLKAADVETLADLVSYNKNDLLKFRNFGKKSLTELEDLVHAKGLHFGMNLAKYKLDKD comes from the coding sequence ATGGCAATACTCGACTTCATCAAACCCGACAAAGTGATCATGGTTAATTCTACTGACATCGAAGGTCAGTTCGAATTCCGTCCGCTCGAACCGGGTTATGGAATAACCGTAGGAAACGCGATCCGTCGTGTGCTCCTCTCTTCACTGGAAGGATATGCGATCACTGCCGTGAAGATCGAAGGGGTAGAACACGAGTTCTCCACCATTAAAGGAGTAACGGAAGACATGACCGAAGTGGTTCTGAATCTTAAACAGGTACGCTTTAAGCGTCAGATCACTACCACCGAAAACGAGCGCGTAGTGGTAACCGTTACCGGAAAGAGCCAGTTCACCGCCGGCGATATCGGAAAATTCACCTCCTCCTTCCAGGTACTTAACCCGGATCATGTGATCCTGAACATGGAGCCGAATGTGAAACTGAAGATCGAACTCATCGTTAGCAAAGGACGCGGATATGTTCCTGCGGATGAAAACAAACCCGGCAATTCAGCTCTGGGCTTTGTAGCCATCGACGCCATCTACACTCCCATCAAGAATGTTAAATATGCAGTGGAGAACTATCGCGTAGAACAGAAAACCGACTATGAAAAACTGATCATGGACATCACCTCCGATGGTTCCGTGCATCCCAAAGACGCCCTGAAGGAAGCGGCTAAGATTCTTATCCACCACTTCATGTTGTTCTCTGATGAACGCATTACACTGGATTCCGAAGAGAAAAGCGCTACCGAAGAGTTTGATGAAACTTCCCTGCACATGCGTCAGCTCCTGAAAACCAAACTGGTTGATCTGGACCTGAGTGTTCGCGCACTGAATTGCCTCAAAGCCGCCGACGTAGAAACACTCGCCGACCTGGTTTCGTACAACAAGAATGACCTTCTCAAATTCCGCAACTTCGGTAAGAAATCACTGACCGAACTGGAGGATCTTGTACATGCAAAGGGTCTGCATTTCGGAATGAATCTGGCGAAATACAAACTGGATAAAGACTAA
- the rplQ gene encoding 50S ribosomal protein L17, whose translation MRHRLKDNHLGRTKSHRDALMSSLASSLILHKRINTTLAKAKALRRYVEPLLTKSKTDTMHSRRVVFSHLQDKTAVSALFRDIAEKISERNGGYTRIIKLGSRPGDRAEMAMIELVDFNVLLGGKGASAAAGETKKKGTRRGKKKTEGGSAKAEEGK comes from the coding sequence ATGAGACACCGTTTAAAAGACAATCATTTAGGCAGAACCAAAAGCCACCGCGATGCGTTGATGTCGAGCCTGGCCAGTTCACTGATTCTGCATAAGCGTATCAATACCACGCTGGCAAAAGCGAAGGCCCTGCGCCGATACGTTGAACCCCTGCTCACCAAGAGCAAAACAGACACCATGCATTCGCGTCGGGTGGTATTCAGTCATCTCCAGGATAAAACCGCTGTGAGCGCATTGTTCCGCGATATCGCAGAAAAGATCTCTGAACGCAACGGAGGCTACACACGCATTATTAAGCTGGGTAGTCGCCCGGGCGACCGTGCCGAAATGGCGATGATTGAACTGGTAGACTTTAACGTTCTGCTGGGAGGAAAGGGCGCATCGGCTGCCGCCGGAGAAACCAAAAAGAAAGGTACCCGCCGTGGAAAGAAGAAAACCGAAGGCGGATCTGCGAAAGCCGAAGAGGGGAAGTAG
- the carA gene encoding glutamine-hydrolyzing carbamoyl-phosphate synthase small subunit has translation MKYQKPSPAVLLLADGTVFYGQAAGKLKGTATGEICFNTGMTGYQEIFTDPSYTGQLMLNTHVHIGNYGIHKDEVESDSIKIAGLICRSFNVEFSRSEAEIDIAEYFEKNKIIAIEGIDTRAVVRHIRSKGAMNGVISSEITDIKELKQILDKVPSMQGLELSSRVSCKKPWFLGHPESPLKVAVLDLGVKKNIVRCLAERACYAQVFPMNTSFEEMMKWNPDGFMISNGPGDPSVMKNVIAELKKIIHSGKPVFGICLGHQLIAEANGIRTYKMHNGHRGINHPVKNLITGRSEITSQNHGFSVTAEDVSKIKNVEITHINLNDGTIEGLRMTDRNVFTVQHHPEAAPGPHDSRYLFDQFVEMMNKVKEKKELVGSGQ, from the coding sequence ATGAAGTATCAAAAACCCTCACCCGCTGTTCTGTTATTGGCAGATGGCACTGTTTTTTACGGCCAGGCTGCAGGGAAATTGAAGGGAACTGCCACAGGAGAAATCTGTTTCAATACCGGAATGACGGGTTATCAGGAGATCTTTACCGATCCCTCCTACACGGGACAGTTGATGCTGAACACACATGTTCACATTGGCAATTACGGAATTCATAAAGATGAAGTAGAGTCCGATTCCATCAAGATTGCAGGACTCATCTGCCGGTCGTTCAATGTGGAGTTTTCACGTTCAGAAGCAGAGATAGACATTGCCGAATACTTTGAAAAAAATAAAATCATTGCCATTGAAGGCATTGACACGCGTGCAGTAGTGCGTCATATCCGGAGTAAAGGAGCCATGAACGGAGTGATCAGTTCAGAGATCACGGACATCAAAGAATTGAAACAGATTTTAGATAAAGTTCCTTCCATGCAGGGCCTTGAACTTTCTTCACGCGTGAGTTGTAAGAAACCCTGGTTCCTTGGTCATCCGGAATCTCCGTTGAAAGTTGCGGTGCTTGACCTTGGTGTTAAGAAAAATATTGTACGTTGTTTAGCGGAACGGGCCTGTTATGCCCAGGTATTTCCAATGAACACTTCATTTGAAGAAATGATGAAATGGAATCCGGACGGGTTCATGATTTCGAATGGTCCCGGAGATCCTTCGGTGATGAAAAATGTGATTGCCGAATTAAAAAAGATCATTCATTCCGGCAAGCCGGTTTTTGGGATATGTCTGGGGCATCAGTTGATTGCCGAAGCAAACGGGATCCGTACGTATAAAATGCACAACGGACATCGGGGAATCAATCACCCGGTAAAGAACCTGATCACCGGAAGGTCGGAGATCACTTCTCAGAATCACGGATTTTCTGTGACGGCAGAGGATGTGAGTAAAATAAAGAACGTTGAGATCACTCATATCAATCTGAACGACGGTACCATTGAAGGTTTACGCATGACGGACAGGAATGTTTTCACTGTTCAGCATCATCCGGAAGCGGCTCCCGGCCCGCACGACAGCCGATATCTCTTTGATCAGTTTGTAGAGATGATGAATAAGGTGAAGGAGAAGAAGGAACTGGTAGGCAGTGGGCAATAG
- the mutS gene encoding DNA mismatch repair protein MutS — MKNRPAKASTKSEVETPLMKQYYSIKAKYPDALLLFRVGDFYETFGEDAVRAAGILGIVLTRRANGAAQFVELAGFPHHSLDTYLPKLVRAGQRVAICDQLEDPKMTKTIVKRGVTELVTPGVSYNDKTLDHRANNFLAAVHLGDELCGVAFLDVSTGEFLCAQGNAEYVDKLLQGFRPSEILFHKQRKKEFTEHFGDRFYTFGMEDWTFTYEFGYEKLTRHFNTPTLKGFGIDELGAGIIAAGAALHYLADTAHDRVQHISSISRIEEEKYVWLDRFTIRNLELFNPVNEKAKTLLEVLDLTSSPMGSRMLRRWVALPLKDLAPIQERLDVVDHFLERPELISSLTTLIGGMGDLERMISKVSTGRISPKELMTLKRSLLSIAPLKESFLASGNVALQKLGEQLNPCKSVTDKLEIELNPDPPFLVNKGNVINKGVNSELDELRSIAYSGKDHLLKIQQRESERTGIPSLKIAYNSVFGYYLEVTNAHKEKVPADWHRKQTLTNAERYITPELKEYEEKILGAEEKILALEAKLFTELVLWITDYIQPVQLNAQLIAKADCLLSFALVAHRNNYVRPQLDESKALEIKDGRHPVIEQLMVPGEEYVANDIYLDDSVQQIIMITGPNMSGKSALLRQTALIVLMAQVGCFVPARAARIGLVDKIFTRVGASDNISSGESTFMVEMNETASILNNLSSRSLILLDEIGRGTSTYDGISIAWAIAEFIHEHPQHKAKTLFATHYHELNDMAEQFPRIRNYNVSVKEAGKKIIFLRKLVPGGTEHSFGIHVARMAGMPKLLLDRAEQILKQLESTHAGSGGGKGAVSLRDNEMQLSFFKLDDPVLENVRKEILDIDVNNLTPVEALNKLNEIKKILKG, encoded by the coding sequence ATGAAGAACCGGCCTGCAAAAGCAAGCACCAAAAGCGAGGTGGAAACCCCGCTGATGAAGCAGTATTACAGCATCAAGGCGAAATACCCTGACGCATTGCTGCTCTTTCGTGTAGGTGATTTTTACGAAACCTTTGGCGAGGATGCAGTGAGGGCTGCCGGAATTCTGGGAATTGTTCTCACCCGGCGTGCCAACGGGGCAGCTCAGTTTGTAGAGCTTGCCGGATTTCCTCACCATTCCCTCGATACCTACCTGCCCAAATTGGTACGGGCCGGACAGAGAGTAGCCATCTGCGATCAGCTGGAGGATCCGAAGATGACAAAAACGATCGTTAAACGGGGCGTAACAGAACTGGTGACCCCCGGGGTTTCCTATAACGACAAAACACTTGACCACCGGGCGAATAACTTTCTCGCCGCCGTACATCTGGGGGATGAACTTTGCGGAGTGGCCTTTCTGGACGTGTCAACCGGGGAATTTCTTTGTGCCCAGGGTAATGCTGAATATGTGGATAAACTGTTGCAGGGATTCCGTCCCAGCGAAATTCTTTTTCATAAGCAGCGTAAAAAGGAATTTACAGAGCATTTCGGCGACCGCTTCTACACCTTTGGTATGGAGGACTGGACCTTCACCTACGAATTCGGATATGAGAAATTAACCCGCCATTTTAACACTCCAACGCTCAAAGGATTCGGCATAGATGAACTGGGCGCGGGCATCATTGCGGCCGGAGCTGCCCTGCATTACCTGGCAGATACCGCACACGACCGGGTGCAGCATATATCTTCCATCAGCCGGATAGAGGAGGAGAAATATGTTTGGCTGGACCGCTTCACCATCCGCAACCTGGAACTTTTTAATCCGGTAAATGAAAAGGCGAAAACATTGCTGGAAGTACTGGACCTTACTTCCTCGCCCATGGGTTCACGTATGCTCCGCCGCTGGGTGGCCCTGCCTTTAAAAGATCTGGCACCCATACAAGAACGCCTGGATGTGGTGGATCATTTTCTGGAACGCCCTGAATTGATTTCTTCACTTACTACACTGATCGGCGGAATGGGCGACCTTGAGCGTATGATATCCAAGGTGTCTACCGGCCGCATTTCCCCGAAAGAGCTAATGACGCTTAAACGTTCCTTACTGAGCATCGCCCCCCTGAAAGAAAGTTTCCTTGCTTCCGGTAATGTAGCTCTGCAAAAATTGGGCGAGCAGCTGAATCCCTGCAAATCTGTCACCGATAAACTGGAGATAGAATTAAATCCTGATCCCCCTTTCCTGGTGAACAAAGGAAATGTGATTAACAAAGGGGTTAATTCGGAGCTGGATGAATTGAGAAGTATCGCCTATTCGGGGAAAGATCATTTGCTGAAGATCCAGCAGCGCGAGAGTGAACGAACGGGGATTCCCTCATTGAAGATAGCGTATAACTCTGTGTTCGGATATTACCTGGAAGTCACCAACGCGCATAAGGAGAAGGTTCCGGCCGACTGGCACCGGAAGCAAACACTTACCAATGCAGAGCGATATATCACCCCGGAGTTGAAGGAATACGAAGAAAAGATCCTGGGTGCGGAAGAAAAAATCCTGGCGCTGGAAGCTAAATTATTTACCGAGCTGGTGCTTTGGATCACCGATTACATCCAGCCGGTTCAGCTGAATGCACAGCTGATCGCCAAAGCAGATTGTTTGCTTTCTTTTGCCCTGGTGGCACACCGGAATAATTATGTACGTCCACAACTGGATGAATCAAAAGCCCTGGAGATAAAGGACGGCCGTCATCCGGTGATTGAGCAGCTTATGGTGCCGGGAGAAGAATATGTAGCCAATGATATTTACCTCGACGATAGTGTTCAGCAGATCATCATGATTACCGGTCCGAATATGAGTGGTAAGAGTGCCTTGTTACGGCAAACCGCGCTGATTGTGTTGATGGCACAGGTGGGATGTTTTGTGCCTGCACGCGCGGCAAGGATAGGGTTGGTGGATAAGATTTTTACTCGGGTAGGAGCCAGCGATAATATTTCCAGCGGAGAGAGCACGTTCATGGTAGAGATGAATGAGACGGCGAGTATCCTCAACAATCTCTCTTCCCGAAGTTTGATATTACTGGATGAGATTGGCAGGGGAACCAGTACCTATGACGGGATCAGCATAGCCTGGGCCATTGCGGAGTTCATTCACGAACATCCCCAGCATAAAGCAAAAACATTGTTTGCGACCCATTATCACGAGTTGAATGACATGGCAGAGCAGTTTCCCCGCATCAGGAATTATAATGTGAGCGTAAAGGAGGCAGGAAAGAAGATCATTTTCCTGCGTAAACTGGTGCCGGGAGGAACGGAGCACAGTTTTGGAATTCATGTAGCCCGCATGGCAGGGATGCCAAAGCTTCTTCTGGATCGTGCAGAACAGATACTGAAACAATTGGAAAGCACACATGCCGGAAGCGGGGGAGGGAAGGGCGCTGTTTCTCTCCGGGACAACGAGATGCAATTGAGTTTTTTTAAGCTCGACGATCCGGTATTGGAAAATGTACGTAAGGAGATTTTAGATATTGATGTGAATAATCTCACTCCCGTGGAGGCGCTGAATAAGCTGAATGAGATTAAGAAGATTTTGAAGGGGTAG
- a CDS encoding RNA methyltransferase produces the protein MQKKTMKELGRISASGALKAGRLRLVIVLDQVRSAMNVGSVFRTADAFSVQAVFLCGITSVPPDPEIHKTALGATESVYWEHFSSGSEAVIRLKKLGYRVFALEQVHGATDLCAFLPASDEKIAIVLGHEVNGVSGEVIRLCDGAIEIPQFGMKHSLNVAVSAGIVIWDLFVKMKK, from the coding sequence ATGCAGAAGAAGACCATGAAGGAATTGGGAAGAATTTCCGCTTCCGGAGCCCTGAAAGCGGGCCGGCTGCGATTGGTTATTGTTCTGGATCAGGTTCGAAGCGCCATGAATGTAGGTTCTGTATTTCGCACGGCCGATGCCTTTTCTGTTCAGGCAGTATTTCTCTGCGGCATCACCTCGGTTCCACCTGATCCGGAGATCCATAAGACCGCGCTGGGTGCAACGGAGAGCGTATACTGGGAACATTTTAGTTCAGGCTCAGAGGCGGTGATCCGGTTAAAAAAGCTGGGGTATCGTGTTTTCGCTTTGGAGCAGGTGCACGGCGCCACGGATCTGTGTGCCTTCCTCCCTGCATCCGATGAAAAAATTGCCATTGTACTCGGTCACGAGGTGAATGGTGTTTCCGGCGAAGTAATCCGCTTATGCGACGGGGCCATCGAGATTCCGCAATTCGGAATGAAGCATTCCCTGAATGTAGCAGTAAGTGCCGGTATTGTGATCTGGGACCTGTTCGTGAAAATGAAGAAGTAA